One segment of Vibrio orientalis CIP 102891 = ATCC 33934 DNA contains the following:
- the potC gene encoding spermidine/putrescine ABC transporter permease PotC, with the protein MGRTVRFSFMALVYAFLYLPIIVLIVNSFNANKFGMKWGGFTTKWYETLVNNDSLMQAAWHSLNVAVFSATAATIIGSLTAVALFRYSFKGKGVVNGMLFVVMMSPDIVMAISLLALFLVMGAQLGFLTLLVAHITFCLPFVVVTVYSRLNGFDVKMLEAAKDLGASEWVILKQIILPLAKPAVAAGWLLSFTLSLDDVIISSFVTGPTYEILPLKIYSMVKVGISPEVNALATVMLIVSLILVVTSQLLAREKVK; encoded by the coding sequence ATGGGACGTACAGTTAGATTTAGCTTTATGGCATTGGTGTATGCATTCCTGTATTTGCCAATCATTGTTTTAATCGTCAACTCATTCAATGCCAACAAATTTGGTATGAAATGGGGAGGCTTCACCACTAAGTGGTACGAGACTTTAGTTAATAACGACAGCTTGATGCAAGCTGCATGGCACTCGTTGAATGTAGCGGTATTCTCTGCAACTGCAGCGACCATCATTGGTAGTTTAACCGCGGTTGCCCTATTCCGTTACTCGTTCAAAGGTAAAGGCGTAGTCAATGGGATGCTTTTTGTTGTGATGATGTCCCCTGACATCGTGATGGCAATCTCGTTACTGGCACTGTTCTTAGTAATGGGAGCGCAACTTGGTTTCCTAACCTTGTTGGTTGCACACATTACCTTCTGTCTACCGTTCGTTGTCGTTACGGTATACAGCCGATTGAATGGCTTCGATGTAAAAATGCTTGAAGCAGCAAAAGATCTTGGTGCAAGTGAATGGGTTATCTTAAAACAGATTATTCTACCACTGGCTAAACCAGCGGTTGCTGCCGGTTGGCTATTGAGCTTTACCCTGTCTTTAGATGACGTGATTATCAGTTCATTCGTGACGGGGCCTACGTACGAAATTCTACCATTGAAGATTTATTCAATGGTGAAGGTTGGCATTTCACCTGAAGTGAATGCCTTAGCAACAGTCATGCTGATTGTTTCTTTAATCCTTGTGGTAACTTCTCAGTTGCTTGCAAGAGAGAAAGTGAAGTAG
- the ttcA gene encoding tRNA 2-thiocytidine(32) synthetase TtcA, producing MNEKDTRKETLEFNKLQKRLRRNVGNAITDYNMIEEGDVVMACISGGKDSFAMLDILLNLQKAAPIKFEVVAVNLDQKQPGFPEHILPDYFETLNIPYYIVDKDTYSVVKEKVPEGKTTCGLCSRLRRGTLYSFAEKIGATKLALGHHLDDIVETMFLNMFHGSRLKAMPPKLRSDDGRNVVIRPLTYCREKDLIKYAEHKEFPIIPCNLCGSQENLQRQSIKAMLIDWDKKTPGRVEAIFKSIQNVSPSQLADKNLFDFENLPLDREGSREEYEFSEAIVSSTNIDESMFIDVTNI from the coding sequence ATGAACGAAAAAGATACAAGAAAAGAAACCCTAGAATTCAACAAGCTTCAGAAACGTCTGAGAAGAAACGTTGGAAATGCCATTACTGACTACAACATGATCGAAGAAGGTGACGTGGTTATGGCATGTATTAGTGGTGGTAAGGATTCATTTGCGATGCTGGATATCCTACTGAATCTACAAAAAGCAGCACCAATCAAATTTGAGGTCGTTGCTGTTAACTTAGATCAGAAGCAACCAGGGTTCCCTGAGCATATTCTTCCCGATTACTTCGAAACGTTGAACATTCCTTACTACATTGTCGATAAAGATACGTACTCTGTAGTGAAAGAGAAGGTTCCAGAAGGTAAGACGACGTGTGGCCTATGTTCGCGCCTGCGCCGTGGTACGCTTTACTCGTTCGCCGAGAAAATTGGTGCGACAAAACTGGCACTTGGACACCACCTAGATGATATCGTCGAAACGATGTTCCTAAACATGTTCCACGGCTCTCGTTTAAAGGCAATGCCACCAAAGCTACGCTCTGACGACGGTCGTAACGTGGTAATTCGCCCATTAACGTACTGTCGTGAAAAAGATCTGATTAAGTACGCTGAGCACAAAGAGTTCCCGATTATTCCATGTAACCTATGTGGTTCTCAGGAAAACCTTCAGCGTCAATCAATCAAAGCAATGCTTATCGATTGGGATAAGAAGACGCCAGGTCGTGTTGAAGCGATCTTTAAGTCAATTCAAAACGTTAGCCCAAGCCAGCTTGCGGATAAAAATCTATTCGATTTTGAAAACCTTCCGCTTGATCGTGAAGGTAGCCGCGAAGAGTATGAGTTTAGCGAAGCGATTGTCTCATCAACCAACATTGATGAGTCGATGTTTATCGATGTAACTAACATCTAA
- the potA gene encoding spermidine/putrescine ABC transporter ATP-binding protein PotA, with the protein MGEKQTLNAKQKAEQPVVRLTGISKSFDGKEIIGNLNLDVNHGEFLTILGPSGCGKTTVLRMIAGFETADNGDIILDNQNVTSVPAEQRHVNTVFQSYALFPHMTVFENVAFGLRMQKVPSADIEPRVMEALRMVRLEKMAQRKPHQLSGGQQQRIAIARAVVNKPKVLLLDESLSALDYKLRKQMQIELKQLQRQLGITFIFVTHDQEEALSMSDRIIVMRDGVIEQDGSPREIYEEPKNLFVARFIGEINVFDTTMIERIDDKRIRAEIEGVESIVYYDKDANAGDKLQVLLRPEDLRIEEIKESEQKGIVGHVTERTYKGMTLDSVIELESGMRVMVSEFFNEDDPDVDHSLGQKVAITWVESWEVVLNDKQEA; encoded by the coding sequence GTGGGAGAAAAACAGACGTTGAACGCTAAACAAAAAGCAGAACAACCAGTTGTTCGTTTGACTGGTATCAGTAAAAGTTTTGATGGTAAAGAAATCATCGGTAACCTTAATCTAGATGTTAACCATGGTGAGTTTCTTACGATACTTGGCCCATCTGGCTGCGGTAAAACAACCGTGTTAAGGATGATTGCTGGTTTCGAAACCGCTGATAATGGTGACATCATTCTAGACAATCAGAATGTTACATCAGTCCCTGCTGAACAAAGGCACGTCAACACTGTATTCCAAAGTTACGCACTCTTCCCTCACATGACGGTATTCGAGAACGTAGCATTCGGCCTACGCATGCAGAAAGTACCATCAGCTGATATTGAACCACGTGTGATGGAAGCATTACGTATGGTACGCCTAGAGAAAATGGCGCAGCGTAAACCACATCAACTTTCTGGTGGTCAGCAGCAGCGTATCGCGATTGCTCGTGCAGTCGTGAACAAGCCAAAAGTACTGCTACTTGACGAATCGCTATCTGCGCTTGACTACAAACTGCGTAAACAGATGCAGATCGAGCTTAAACAGCTTCAGCGTCAGCTAGGCATTACGTTCATCTTCGTAACACACGATCAAGAAGAAGCTTTGTCGATGTCTGACCGTATTATCGTTATGCGTGACGGCGTGATTGAACAAGATGGCTCTCCTCGTGAAATTTACGAAGAACCGAAGAACTTGTTCGTTGCTCGCTTCATCGGTGAAATCAATGTGTTCGATACGACGATGATTGAGCGTATCGATGACAAACGCATCCGCGCTGAAATCGAAGGTGTTGAATCTATCGTTTACTACGATAAAGATGCAAATGCTGGCGATAAGCTGCAAGTCCTATTGCGCCCAGAAGACTTACGTATCGAAGAGATCAAAGAGTCTGAGCAAAAAGGCATCGTTGGTCATGTGACCGAACGTACTTATAAAGGCATGACTTTAGACTCAGTGATCGAACTTGAGTCTGGTATGCGTGTAATGGTGAGCGAGTTCTTCAACGAAGATGATCCTGATGTTGACCACTCTCTTGGACAAAAAGTTGCTATCACTTGGGTAGAAAGCTGGGAGGTGGTGTTAAATGATAAGCAAGAAGCTTAA
- a CDS encoding heavy metal translocating P-type ATPase produces MCKSCYHCGEDVPANTDFNVEILGSIRDMCCPGCETVAQTIVDSGLVSYYQYRTAPAEKADLVPEQLQALIHYDNDDVQAEFVRNSENCSEVTLSLEGVSCAACAWLIEKQVAAKSGVVSIRVNTTTNRALLAWDKSQVRLSELLSSIHRLGYKAAPFEADKQEASYHEQMKQYLYRLGIAGLATMQVMMLAVALYLEVFGDLEPEFKNYFRWVSLIFATPVMLYSALPFYLNAWRSLRSRTLGMDVPVSIAMIFAYFASLVATVTEQGEVFFESISMFAFFLLVGRFLEMRARRKAAAASGNLLKLIPAIANKLNGDQVPVKTLKVGDQIRVLPGEHIPADGKIMSGRVHIDESMLTGESLPVVKQVDDHVYAGTLNGEESFELEVTSSKADSMISNIVRLQDEAQLSKPKIAEIADIVARYFVAVILIVAAGTWFFWHSSRPDDAFWIMLSVLVATCPCALSLATPTALTCATSRMGNLGILLRKSHVFETLCKVNHLIVDKTGTLTHGDIEIDQVQLFSDFSEQQVLAIAASLESHANHPIARAFKPYLDRSVSVDDVENVIGSGIVGSLDSKQVKIGSAHYVLGDTHSAQANTVYLSVDGVHVANFVYRDPIRSETKEFIEKFQQAGVKVTLLTGDTQENAQIVASQIGIEDVIAGAKPQDKLAYLNGTDEGDITMMIGDGINDAPTLAGAHLSVAMGGGADVAKASADMVLLGDRLDRILEARELAQQTRRIIKENLAWSLGYNLLILPLAVAGFVAPYFAVVGMSASSIIVISNSLRLLKEKGR; encoded by the coding sequence ATGTGTAAATCCTGTTATCACTGTGGTGAAGATGTACCAGCCAACACGGATTTCAACGTCGAAATTTTGGGCAGCATTAGAGATATGTGTTGCCCAGGCTGTGAGACGGTAGCTCAAACTATCGTCGACAGCGGTTTGGTCTCTTATTATCAATATCGCACCGCCCCGGCAGAAAAAGCCGATCTTGTCCCAGAGCAACTACAAGCCCTAATTCATTATGATAATGATGATGTTCAAGCTGAGTTTGTACGAAATAGCGAGAACTGTTCTGAAGTAACCTTGTCACTTGAAGGCGTGTCTTGTGCCGCTTGTGCATGGTTGATTGAAAAGCAAGTTGCAGCTAAGTCGGGCGTCGTTTCTATTCGAGTGAATACGACAACTAACCGAGCACTTCTAGCTTGGGATAAGTCGCAAGTTCGTCTGAGTGAACTTCTTTCCTCTATTCATCGATTAGGCTACAAAGCCGCCCCATTCGAAGCAGACAAGCAAGAAGCCTCTTACCATGAGCAGATGAAGCAATACCTCTATCGTTTAGGTATTGCAGGCCTTGCAACGATGCAAGTAATGATGCTTGCTGTTGCGCTATATCTGGAGGTGTTTGGTGACCTCGAACCTGAATTCAAAAACTATTTCCGCTGGGTAAGCTTGATTTTCGCAACCCCTGTAATGCTTTACTCGGCTCTTCCTTTTTATCTCAATGCATGGCGCAGTCTTCGCAGTCGCACCTTGGGGATGGATGTACCCGTCTCTATTGCTATGATCTTCGCTTACTTTGCTAGTTTAGTCGCAACGGTCACTGAACAAGGCGAAGTGTTCTTCGAGTCGATCTCGATGTTTGCTTTCTTCCTACTCGTCGGTCGCTTCTTAGAAATGCGCGCACGTCGTAAAGCGGCAGCGGCAAGTGGTAACCTGTTAAAGCTTATTCCAGCAATAGCAAACAAGCTAAACGGCGATCAAGTCCCTGTTAAGACGCTAAAAGTGGGTGACCAAATCCGAGTATTACCTGGTGAGCATATTCCTGCTGACGGTAAGATTATGTCTGGCCGCGTTCATATCGATGAATCCATGCTTACGGGTGAATCTTTACCAGTAGTAAAACAGGTTGATGATCACGTGTACGCTGGCACCCTCAATGGTGAAGAATCGTTTGAATTGGAAGTGACCTCTTCTAAAGCCGATTCAATGATATCTAACATTGTTCGCCTACAAGATGAAGCGCAACTTTCTAAACCAAAAATCGCGGAAATTGCTGACATCGTCGCTCGCTATTTTGTAGCGGTGATACTTATTGTTGCTGCAGGCACCTGGTTCTTCTGGCACTCAAGTCGTCCAGACGACGCGTTTTGGATTATGTTGTCAGTGTTGGTCGCAACTTGTCCTTGTGCCCTCTCCTTAGCAACACCAACGGCGCTGACATGTGCAACTTCACGTATGGGTAACCTTGGTATTCTTCTGCGTAAAAGTCATGTCTTTGAAACGCTTTGCAAAGTGAATCATCTTATTGTCGATAAGACCGGGACACTGACTCATGGTGATATCGAAATCGACCAAGTCCAACTGTTTAGCGATTTTTCAGAGCAACAAGTTCTAGCGATTGCAGCGTCACTAGAATCGCATGCAAACCACCCTATTGCTCGTGCCTTTAAACCTTATTTGGATCGCTCTGTTAGCGTTGATGACGTAGAAAATGTCATCGGTTCTGGCATAGTTGGCTCTCTAGATTCCAAGCAAGTAAAAATTGGTAGTGCACATTACGTACTGGGTGACACGCACTCTGCGCAAGCGAATACGGTTTACTTATCGGTAGATGGTGTCCATGTCGCGAACTTTGTTTATCGCGACCCTATCCGCTCTGAAACTAAAGAGTTCATTGAGAAATTCCAGCAAGCCGGTGTAAAGGTGACGCTACTTACCGGTGATACCCAAGAGAATGCGCAAATCGTTGCTTCTCAAATCGGTATAGAAGATGTCATTGCTGGGGCTAAGCCACAAGATAAACTGGCTTACCTCAACGGTACAGATGAAGGTGATATAACCATGATGATTGGTGATGGTATCAATGACGCACCGACTCTTGCCGGAGCACACCTTTCTGTTGCAATGGGTGGTGGTGCTGACGTTGCCAAAGCATCTGCAGATATGGTCCTGCTCGGTGATCGACTTGATAGAATTCTCGAAGCGAGAGAGCTTGCTCAGCAAACTCGTCGGATTATTAAAGAGAACTTGGCTTGGTCGCTAGGTTACAATTTATTGATCCTTCCGTTAGCTGTTGCGGGTTTTGTTGCACCATATTTTGCTGTCGTCGGTATGTCTGCCAGCTCAATTATTGTAATATCTAACTCTCTTCGTTTGCTTAAAGAAAAAGGTCGATAA
- the ccoS gene encoding cbb3-type cytochrome oxidase assembly protein CcoS, giving the protein MESLYILIPIAIVLVCVAVAIFLWAVKSDQFEDLERQGHNILLDEDEPKENPPK; this is encoded by the coding sequence ATGGAAAGCCTTTATATCCTTATCCCTATTGCCATTGTTTTGGTGTGCGTTGCTGTTGCTATATTTTTATGGGCAGTGAAGAGTGATCAATTCGAGGACTTAGAGAGACAAGGACACAATATCCTACTCGATGAGGATGAGCCAAAAGAGAACCCACCTAAATGA
- the potB gene encoding spermidine/putrescine ABC transporter permease PotB: MISKKLNLQNAIITLIVGWLTLFVLVPNLMIIGTSFLTRDEANLIEMTFTLDNYLRLMDPLYAKVLLHSFYMAIVATLLCLVIGYPFAYIVAKMPEKWRPIMLFLVIVPFWTNSLIRTYGLKIVLGTQGILNKSLMAMEIIDKPMRLMYTETAVMIGLVYILLPFMILPLYSAIEKLDDTYVEAAKDLGANKFQIFTKVTLPLTMPGIIGGCLLVLLPALGMFYISDLLGGAKNLLIGNVIKSQVLNARDWPFGAATSIALTIAMAVMLYAYYRAGKLLNKKVELD, from the coding sequence ATGATAAGCAAGAAGCTTAATCTTCAAAACGCGATCATCACGCTTATCGTAGGTTGGCTAACGCTTTTCGTTTTGGTGCCAAACCTAATGATTATTGGTACCAGCTTCCTTACTCGTGATGAAGCAAACTTAATTGAGATGACCTTCACGCTAGATAACTATCTACGCTTGATGGACCCACTTTACGCTAAGGTGCTACTCCACTCTTTCTACATGGCAATTGTTGCGACACTGCTGTGTTTGGTGATTGGTTATCCTTTTGCGTACATCGTGGCGAAGATGCCAGAGAAATGGCGTCCAATTATGTTGTTCTTAGTGATCGTGCCATTTTGGACTAACTCACTAATCCGTACTTACGGTCTGAAAATCGTCCTAGGTACGCAAGGCATCTTGAACAAGTCTCTAATGGCGATGGAGATCATCGATAAACCAATGCGACTGATGTACACAGAAACAGCAGTAATGATTGGTTTAGTCTATATCTTGCTACCGTTTATGATTCTTCCACTCTACTCCGCTATCGAAAAACTTGACGATACCTATGTAGAAGCTGCGAAAGACTTAGGCGCGAACAAGTTCCAGATCTTCACTAAGGTAACTTTACCTCTAACGATGCCTGGCATTATCGGCGGCTGTTTACTTGTACTACTGCCTGCTCTTGGAATGTTCTACATTTCAGATCTTCTGGGCGGTGCGAAGAACCTACTGATTGGTAACGTAATTAAGAGCCAAGTTCTTAATGCACGTGACTGGCCATTTGGTGCGGCAACCAGTATTGCCCTAACCATTGCGATGGCTGTGATGCTATATGCCTACTACAGAGCGGGTAAGCTATTGAATAAGAAAGTGGAGCTAGACTGA
- a CDS encoding DUF2987 domain-containing protein has protein sequence MKKVSLAILAAALSGVVALPIQAQEYMFTYSKLYSHMKQNAKEGHDDVKVGFFFLNADTKKLCNIEKAWMEKEEHYEELTISPYNEVIVPLDSNLRSANPLVFVHTPMDTRCDFSMVVMTKEPMSGEISYDQVEVLLPQMQVILEQLGGMFASYFTPDVEGVTLEFPDNLNSTITFSNGSTKKIVDGKVQVALSEIGAGGTMTLPAETARVLPYLPKAN, from the coding sequence ATGAAAAAAGTATCGTTAGCGATTTTGGCAGCAGCGTTAAGCGGCGTTGTTGCCTTACCTATTCAAGCTCAAGAATACATGTTTACCTACTCTAAGCTCTACTCTCATATGAAGCAGAATGCGAAAGAAGGGCATGATGATGTGAAGGTTGGTTTCTTTTTCTTAAATGCCGACACTAAAAAGTTGTGTAACATTGAAAAAGCATGGATGGAAAAGGAAGAGCATTACGAGGAACTGACCATTTCGCCGTATAACGAAGTGATAGTGCCATTAGATAGCAATCTACGTTCGGCAAATCCACTGGTATTCGTTCATACGCCGATGGATACACGCTGTGACTTTTCTATGGTCGTCATGACTAAAGAGCCGATGTCGGGCGAGATCAGTTACGACCAAGTAGAAGTCTTGTTACCACAGATGCAAGTTATTCTCGAACAATTGGGCGGAATGTTTGCGAGCTACTTTACTCCTGATGTAGAGGGCGTGACGCTTGAGTTTCCTGATAACTTGAACTCTACAATCACGTTCTCTAACGGATCTACGAAGAAGATCGTTGATGGCAAAGTGCAAGTCGCGCTGTCAGAGATTGGGGCGGGTGGTACAATGACACTACCCGCCGAAACAGCAAGGGTATTGCCTTACTTGCCAAAAGCAAACTAA
- a CDS encoding sulfite exporter TauE/SafE family protein, which produces MSPDWIGAFLIGLIGAGHCMGMCGGIASMLTIGQSQPSKTIPLFYNFGRLASYAFIGAIVGGTVASISEISSINNALTWLRLAAAVFMVLLACYIGRWWQGLLAIEKLGQSLWRVISPAGKSLLPLKSPVHAIPFGFIWGWLPCGLVYSTLTWSAVSGSALNGALIMAAFGLGTLPAMLLMGFGATYLHKLQQSQIFRNLGALILLTYGLYTGYGAIILLSIS; this is translated from the coding sequence ATGAGCCCAGATTGGATTGGCGCTTTCTTAATTGGTTTAATCGGCGCTGGCCATTGTATGGGAATGTGTGGTGGTATTGCCTCTATGCTAACCATCGGCCAGTCACAACCTTCTAAAACGATACCGCTGTTTTATAATTTCGGCCGTCTTGCCAGCTACGCATTTATTGGTGCTATCGTTGGCGGGACCGTCGCTTCAATTAGCGAAATTAGCTCGATAAATAATGCACTCACTTGGTTAAGACTCGCTGCGGCTGTGTTTATGGTACTCCTCGCTTGCTACATTGGTCGGTGGTGGCAAGGCCTACTCGCAATTGAAAAGCTTGGCCAATCACTTTGGCGAGTGATTTCTCCTGCTGGTAAATCGCTGTTGCCTCTCAAGTCTCCAGTTCATGCGATCCCCTTCGGTTTCATTTGGGGCTGGTTACCTTGTGGGCTTGTTTACTCAACGTTAACTTGGTCAGCGGTTTCCGGTAGCGCATTAAATGGTGCTTTGATCATGGCGGCATTTGGCCTAGGTACTCTACCCGCAATGCTGTTAATGGGTTTTGGCGCTACATATTTACATAAGCTGCAACAATCCCAAATTTTCCGTAACCTTGGCGCTCTAATTTTATTAACCTATGGCCTGTATACTGGCTATGGCGCAATAATTTTATTATCAATAAGTTGA
- a CDS encoding FNR family transcription factor translates to MISEKPATKRIQSGGCAIHCQDCSISQLCIPFTLNESELDQLDQIIERKKPIQKGQELFKAGDELKSLYAIRSGTIKSYTITEQGDEQITAFHLAGDLVGFDAITGDLHPSFAQALETSMVCEIPYEILDDLSGKMPKLRQQIMRLMSNEIKGDQEMILLLSKKNAEERLAAFLYNLSTRFSQRGFSPREFRLTMTRGDIGNYLGLTVETISRLLGRFQKSEILSVKGKYITILDHDALMELAGVSTES, encoded by the coding sequence ATGATTTCTGAAAAGCCTGCAACAAAGCGCATTCAGTCTGGTGGTTGTGCGATCCATTGCCAAGATTGTAGTATTAGCCAACTTTGTATTCCATTTACGTTAAATGAATCAGAGCTCGATCAGCTTGACCAAATCATTGAACGCAAAAAGCCAATTCAAAAAGGTCAGGAGCTGTTCAAAGCGGGAGATGAACTAAAATCTCTTTACGCAATTCGTTCAGGCACGATCAAAAGCTATACAATTACTGAGCAAGGTGATGAGCAAATTACTGCATTCCACTTAGCGGGTGATCTTGTTGGCTTCGACGCTATTACTGGCGACCTTCACCCTAGTTTCGCTCAAGCTCTAGAGACATCTATGGTATGTGAAATCCCATACGAAATATTAGATGACCTTTCAGGTAAGATGCCAAAACTGCGTCAGCAAATCATGCGCCTGATGAGTAACGAGATCAAAGGCGACCAAGAAATGATCCTCCTGCTTTCTAAAAAGAATGCAGAAGAGCGCTTAGCGGCCTTTCTTTACAACCTATCAACGCGTTTCTCTCAGCGTGGATTTAGTCCTCGTGAGTTCCGTTTAACCATGACTCGTGGTGATATCGGTAACTACCTAGGTTTAACGGTTGAGACAATTTCTCGTCTATTGGGTCGTTTCCAAAAGTCAGAGATTTTAAGCGTGAAAGGTAAATACATCACTATCTTAGATCACGATGCTCTGATGGAATTAGCTGGCGTTTCAACAGAATCATAA
- a CDS encoding glucosaminidase domain-containing protein has product MRKSEFIAIAAAGVIAGCSFYGYEQTQQRVSESRVEERKQSRPSESLMVGKSVGGAPNFSAIKDTKQKKQAFFDYLRPGIALENQRIFKERARLEQLKDHFDSQSIEQADQSYAIKLGKLYKAEVPADGITTEWLDLMLHRVDVIPEALVLVQGANESAWGTSRFATQANNYFGQWCYSQGCGLVPLQRGEGMSHEVASFSSVQQSIHGYFMNVNRNRAYEELREIRYQRHLAGQSLTDTEAAIALSNGLLKYSERGEAYVNDLQSMIRHNVQFWESPLANQ; this is encoded by the coding sequence ATGCGTAAGAGTGAGTTCATTGCTATCGCTGCAGCTGGCGTGATTGCCGGCTGTAGTTTTTATGGCTACGAGCAAACACAACAACGAGTGTCAGAAAGTCGGGTAGAAGAACGTAAGCAAAGTAGACCTTCCGAATCGTTAATGGTTGGAAAGTCTGTTGGCGGCGCACCGAATTTTTCTGCCATCAAAGATACCAAACAGAAAAAACAAGCGTTCTTTGACTATTTAAGACCTGGTATCGCATTAGAAAACCAACGAATTTTCAAAGAAAGGGCGCGACTCGAACAACTAAAAGATCATTTCGATAGTCAATCGATTGAACAAGCAGACCAAAGCTACGCGATTAAGTTAGGTAAGCTATACAAAGCGGAAGTGCCAGCCGATGGCATTACCACGGAGTGGCTAGATTTGATGTTGCACCGAGTTGACGTTATACCTGAGGCGTTGGTTTTAGTGCAGGGTGCAAACGAATCCGCATGGGGAACATCGCGTTTCGCAACCCAAGCAAATAATTATTTTGGTCAGTGGTGTTACAGCCAAGGTTGCGGGCTGGTTCCGCTGCAACGTGGTGAAGGTATGAGCCATGAAGTGGCTAGTTTCAGCTCTGTTCAGCAATCGATACATGGTTACTTCATGAATGTAAATCGTAATCGCGCCTATGAAGAGTTGAGAGAAATACGTTACCAACGCCACCTCGCAGGACAAAGTCTAACGGATACTGAAGCTGCGATTGCCTTGAGTAATGGTTTACTTAAATACTCTGAGCGAGGTGAGGCATACGTCAACGATTTGCAGAGTATGATCAGGCACAATGTGCAGTTCTGGGAATCACCCCTAGCAAATCAATAA
- the uspE gene encoding universal stress protein UspE, with product MSIYNKILVVADINKEEQPALARAMQLASKSRSPSRVTFFLSIYDFSYDMTSMLSIDERDAMRRGVIHQREQWMQKIAKDYVVEGVEFEVRVVWHNRPYEAIIAEVFAGSHDIVVKGTRKHDVLESVIFTPTDWHLLRKCPCPVLLIKNAEWPENSSILASVHVGSENDTHLGLNDSMVEQLNSLTERLDAKPYLVNAYPVTPANITIELPEFDPSTYTDAVRGHHLTAMKALRQKHGYDEEQTVVEQGLPEDVIPEAAEKLNAAMVIVGTTGRTGLSAVFIGNTAEHVIDKINCDVLALKPDGYISPLDPKTAI from the coding sequence ATGAGCATCTACAATAAAATCCTAGTTGTTGCAGATATCAACAAAGAAGAGCAGCCTGCGCTAGCACGTGCTATGCAACTTGCTTCGAAAAGCCGATCTCCTAGTCGAGTGACTTTCTTCCTTTCTATTTACGACTTCTCTTACGATATGACCTCTATGTTGTCGATTGATGAGAGAGACGCAATGCGACGTGGTGTCATTCACCAACGTGAGCAATGGATGCAGAAAATCGCCAAAGATTATGTTGTTGAGGGTGTGGAGTTTGAAGTGCGCGTTGTCTGGCATAACAGACCTTATGAAGCCATTATTGCAGAGGTCTTTGCAGGCAGTCACGATATTGTCGTTAAAGGAACACGCAAACATGATGTCTTAGAGTCGGTTATTTTCACTCCTACCGATTGGCACCTATTGCGTAAATGCCCTTGCCCTGTGTTACTGATTAAAAACGCGGAGTGGCCAGAAAACTCAAGCATTTTGGCCTCAGTCCATGTGGGCTCGGAAAACGATACCCACCTTGGCCTTAATGACTCTATGGTTGAGCAATTAAACAGCTTAACTGAGCGTCTTGATGCCAAACCTTATTTGGTCAACGCCTACCCTGTTACTCCGGCCAATATTACCATTGAACTACCTGAGTTTGATCCTTCTACCTATACTGACGCAGTGCGAGGTCATCACTTAACCGCGATGAAAGCACTAAGACAAAAGCATGGTTACGATGAAGAACAAACGGTTGTTGAGCAAGGCTTGCCTGAAGATGTTATCCCAGAAGCGGCAGAAAAGCTTAACGCAGCGATGGTGATTGTCGGTACAACTGGTCGTACTGGCTTATCTGCAGTATTTATTGGTAATACAGCAGAGCACGTTATCGATAAGATTAACTGTGATGTCTTAGCCCTCAAACCGGATGGCTATATTAGCCCACTCGACCCGAAAACTGCCATCTAA